The Flavobacterium sp. IMCC34852 genome contains the following window.
GGGAAGAAAGAAACGTTATGAAGAAGCGGTTTCTATTTACAATTCGGAACACAAAGAATTGAAATTAGGCGCCACCAATACTACCGTAAATCTCAATGCTATTGCCAATCAAAATGGTATTGGATTTCAATTAAAATTTTAAATCATGTCTGTTAATAAGCAACTTCTCGACAAAGGAATCAAATTGATGCTTTACGCTTTACCTTTGATGTTTATTGGGCCGAGTGTGATTTACAATGCCTTTATCAACAAGCAAAATGTTTGGCATTGGCTGGTTTTGGCGGTCGGACTTTTTTTGAGCGGATTGGCCGTATATTTTATGTTTAAAGGAATAAAAACCTTAACTGATGCGCTTTTTGACCATGATAGAAAATAATTATTTAGCAAGCATACAAAAGCAATTTTTGTATTACAAAACGATAGCAGAAAAAGCCATTGACCAACTCGAACCGGAGCAATTGTTTGCTACAGTAAATGAAGATACCAATTCGATTGCGATGATTATCCAACATTTGGCCGGCAATATGCTCTCGCGCTTTACAGATTTTCTTACCAGCGATGGCGAAAAAGAATGGAGAAACCGTGACCGTGAATTTGAAGAATTGATTTCTAATAAAACAGAATTGATGGCTTTGTGGCAAAAAGGTTGGGATTGTTTTTTCAACGCTATCAATGCTTTGACACCTGAACAATTAGCAAACATTGTTTATATTCGAAACGAAGGACATACCGTAGTGGAAGCTGTTAATCGTCAATTGGCCCATTATCCGTATCACATTGGGCAAATTGTATTTTATGCCAAAATGCTCAAAAGCACCGAATGGAATTCGCTCTCCATTCCTAAAAATAAATCTAACGCTTATAATGCCGACAAATTTGCTCAAGACAAAAGTATCAAGAACTTTACGGATGACGAATTGAATCGATTAAAGTAAAACCTAGCCCGGATTGCAGCTGGCTACCCCCGAGAATTCGGGGTAGCGCGGAAAGCCGGAAATAGCTCCTAATAAAAATGAAAAAAACAACACTACTCCTACTCGTTTTAACCTTAGCCTCCTGCTCGCAAAAGGAACGCAAGTGTGAAGATTTTAAGACCGGTACTTTTGAATTTACACAAGAGATTAATGGCAAAAAACACACTTCAACCTTTACCAGGACGGAAACATTGCAAATTGAAACTTTTAATGGGAAAACCGACACGGCTTCGGTGCGTTGGGTAAACGACTGCGAATTCGTACTGCAAAAATTGCATCCCAAAACGATGAACGAAAAAAAAGCCATCAGCATGACTATTTTGGCTACTGACGAGAATAGTTATACTTTTGACTACTCTTTTGTAGGCGATGCCAAAAAACAACGCGGCACTGTAACAAAAATAAAATAATCCCGTTTAACCGATACAAACTTAATTTAACCCATGGAAGTATTTTTAAATCCCGATGCTTGGATAGCGCTTTTAACTTTAACCTTTTTAGAAATTGTTTTAGGAATCGACAACATTATTTTTATCTCTATCGTTACCGGAAAATTACCGGTTGAAAAACGCAAGAAAGCTACTCAAATTGGTTTGTTCTTGGCCATGTTTATGCGTATCGGTTTACTGTTTGGAATTACGCTCTTGATTGCTATGAAAAAACCGCTTTTTAGTTTTGATTGGGGTTGGTTTAGCGCCAATTTCACCGGTCAAGCTTTAATTTTATTGCTTGGTGGTATTTTCCTAATTTACAAAAGCACCAAAGAAATTCACGAAAAAGTGGATCATAAAGGCGAAGAAGAAAAAGATTTAAAAACTTCGGCCGCCAAATCATTCAGCAATGTGATTGTACAAATTCTTTTAATCGATTTAATTTTCTCTGTGGATAGTATTTTAACCGCTGTCGGAATGACTAATGGTGTCGAAGGTGCGTTAACGATTATGGTTACAGCTGTTGTGATTTCTGTAGGCGTGATGATGCTATTTGCCGTTCCGGTTGGGAATTTTGTGAATGCCAATCCGTCAATACAGGTATTAGGGTTAGCGTTTTTAATTCTAATCGGATTTATGTTGATTACCGAAAGTATGCACTTGTCTGAAGCTTCATTGGCAGGACAACACGTTGGAACAGTACCCAAAGGCTATTTGTATTTTGCCATTGCCTTCTCGTTGGCCGTAGAATTCATCAATATGAAAATGCGCAAAAAGAAGTATTAAGAATAATGACAGGCAAAAAAGCCAGATAAATATTTAAATCCCGTTTAAAAGACGGGATTTTTTTATAAATTGCTAACCTATAATATCAAAATATAATGGATAATTCTACCGTTAACAGTCTGATTGAGGCTTTAAAATTTTCTCCTGATAATTTGCCTCTGAGATTTCACTTGGCAGACACTTTACTAAAACTCAAACGATTCGATGAAGCGGAAAATCAATTCATTGAATTGGTCAGACTATCTGCTTCTATTCAATACAAGTTCGGATTGGCACAAGTTTATTTTGCCAAAAAAGAATATTCAAAATCCATCGTAATACTTGAAGACATTTTGGATCAGGAAGAACATTTTGATTCTTTACTTTTATTTGCCAAAATATTGATTGAAGAAAATTCGATTGTCAAAGCCCAGAAGGTTTACCAACGAGCTTTGCAACTCAATCCAAGCTATAAGGATGATTTTTTAGACGGACAATTGCGATTGACTCATGATGTTTATGATCTTGACGAGGATCAAGATGAATCTGAATCTGAAAGAGCACAGATGATTTCAAATCATTTTTTGCAGTCATCCGATATCAATTTCAACGATGTTGGCGGCATGGAAGAAATCAAAAAGGAAATCGATTTAAAAATCATCAAACCTTTAGTACACGAAGAATTGTATAAGTCTTACGGCAAAAAAATCGGTGGTGGTATTTTACTTTACGGACCGCCGGGTTGTGGCAAAACATTTATTGCCAAAGCCACAGCCGGTCAAATCCAATCCAAATTTTTTACCGTTGGGTTAAATGATATTCTCGACATGTGGATAGGTAACAGTGAAAAAAACCTTCACAGTATTTTTGAAATTGCGCGACAGAACAAACCTTGTGTATTGTTTTTTGATGAAATCGATGCCTTAGGCGCCAGCAGAAGCGACATGCGGCAATCTTCTTCGCGACATTTAATTAATCAGTTTTTATTGGAATTAGACGGAATGAATAGTGACAATGAAGGTATATTGGTCATTGGTGCCACAAATACACCATGGAATTTAGATACCGCTTTCAGACGTCCGGGAAGATTTGACCGAATCATTTTTATTCCGCCACCCGATGAAGGTGCAAAACAAACGATATTGGAGATAAAACTTCAGGGTAAACCAATTGAAAACATTGATTATAAAGCGTTATCTAAAAAACTCGACAATTATTCCGGAGCCGATATTGAGGCCATTATCGACTTGGCTATTGAGGCTAAATTAGAGCAATCATTTATAGACGGCATTCCGAAACCACTAACGACTAAAGATTTGGCAAATGCCATTGACAAGCACAAACCCAGTACACAAGAATGGTTTACTACGGCCAAAAATTACGCACTATATGCCAACGATACCGGATTATACAACGATATATTAAAATATTTAAAAATCAAAAAATAGATGTTTGAAGAACGATTAGAAAGGGTTCAGTTATTAATTCACAGCCAAAAATTTAATGAAGCCCAAAAAGAAATATTCGATTTAATCAAGGAAAATGCTGATGAACCTTATCTGTATTATCTGTTGTCCAATATCCATTACCAAAAGGAACAGTACCAAGAAGCTGATCAATTAATCGATAAGTCCATTGCTCTTTATCCTGATGCAGGATTTTATTATTATTTTAAAGCCTGTATCAAATTGGCTTCCGAAAAATATTCCGAAGTCGAACCTTTGCTAATGACTGCCATCGAAATTGATCCTGAAGAAGCCGATTTCAGGGCCAAATTGGCACAATTCAAATTGCTTAAAAAGGATTTTGAAATGGCCTTGCACTATGCCGACGAAGCTTTAGCATTAGATCCAGAAAACATTTTAGGCCTTAATATCAGAAGTACGGCACTGATGAAATTGGGACGAAAAGAAGAATCACACGAA
Protein-coding sequences here:
- a CDS encoding DUF1572 family protein, whose amino-acid sequence is MRFLTMIENNYLASIQKQFLYYKTIAEKAIDQLEPEQLFATVNEDTNSIAMIIQHLAGNMLSRFTDFLTSDGEKEWRNRDREFEELISNKTELMALWQKGWDCFFNAINALTPEQLANIVYIRNEGHTVVEAVNRQLAHYPYHIGQIVFYAKMLKSTEWNSLSIPKNKSNAYNADKFAQDKSIKNFTDDELNRLK
- a CDS encoding DNA topoisomerase IV, translating into MKKTTLLLLVLTLASCSQKERKCEDFKTGTFEFTQEINGKKHTSTFTRTETLQIETFNGKTDTASVRWVNDCEFVLQKLHPKTMNEKKAISMTILATDENSYTFDYSFVGDAKKQRGTVTKIK
- a CDS encoding DUF6095 family protein yields the protein MSVNKQLLDKGIKLMLYALPLMFIGPSVIYNAFINKQNVWHWLVLAVGLFLSGLAVYFMFKGIKTLTDALFDHDRK
- a CDS encoding ATP-binding protein produces the protein MDNSTVNSLIEALKFSPDNLPLRFHLADTLLKLKRFDEAENQFIELVRLSASIQYKFGLAQVYFAKKEYSKSIVILEDILDQEEHFDSLLLFAKILIEENSIVKAQKVYQRALQLNPSYKDDFLDGQLRLTHDVYDLDEDQDESESERAQMISNHFLQSSDINFNDVGGMEEIKKEIDLKIIKPLVHEELYKSYGKKIGGGILLYGPPGCGKTFIAKATAGQIQSKFFTVGLNDILDMWIGNSEKNLHSIFEIARQNKPCVLFFDEIDALGASRSDMRQSSSRHLINQFLLELDGMNSDNEGILVIGATNTPWNLDTAFRRPGRFDRIIFIPPPDEGAKQTILEIKLQGKPIENIDYKALSKKLDNYSGADIEAIIDLAIEAKLEQSFIDGIPKPLTTKDLANAIDKHKPSTQEWFTTAKNYALYANDTGLYNDILKYLKIKK
- a CDS encoding TerC family protein, which translates into the protein MEVFLNPDAWIALLTLTFLEIVLGIDNIIFISIVTGKLPVEKRKKATQIGLFLAMFMRIGLLFGITLLIAMKKPLFSFDWGWFSANFTGQALILLLGGIFLIYKSTKEIHEKVDHKGEEEKDLKTSAAKSFSNVIVQILLIDLIFSVDSILTAVGMTNGVEGALTIMVTAVVISVGVMMLFAVPVGNFVNANPSIQVLGLAFLILIGFMLITESMHLSEASLAGQHVGTVPKGYLYFAIAFSLAVEFINMKMRKKKY